CCCCAAACAAGCAGTGCTCAATGTACATACTGTGTCATACAGCTGCAGGATTGTAGAAATTTTCCATGTATGACAAGCTGTGTGTGTAAAGCATTACTGAAATGTTAACAAGAGTTCTCTGCTTTGAGAGATATAATCTTAGCATAGCTGAAAAGAACATTAATACAGgagaatttaaaataataaaatacatctcTAGTAGGCCTACTTTTCCAAGTTTTAGGTAGCCAAAGTTAAGGTAAAGCAttatggcctaatggttagagagtcggactcgtgaccagaaggttgccggttggattcccagtgccggcgggtaacgactgaggtgcccttgagcaaggcaccttacccctacttgctccccgggcgctgcagtgatagctgcacTGCTCCGGGTGTTCGTGtgcactactctctggatgggtttaaggtcagaggtcacatttcgggtatgggccaccatatctgactaataggtcactttcacttcactcacTTTATAACAACCtctaaaaatcattttgacaggtttttttgacaatttaaatataaatatatcttaataacatatatgacattatattttcaaatgattaaaaaatataactgtAATATTGGTCTAAATATGGCACATTTGAGCagcattaagtaagggataatgaacaggcagccggttgttattgcCGAAATAAGCCCTTTCAGTGTGATAcaactgtcggggcttatttctgcgataacaaccggctgcctgtacattatcccttacacaaTTCTGCTCAAATGTGCCATATTTACACCGATATTGCATAATGTGAGATGAGTGTCATTTAAAGTGCAAGTTATACATTAAACATAAATGAGATCTCATCCTCATTGATTCCCATATgtattttttccctactatggcagtaaatttTGGTATTGTAATTATGATtatacattaaaatagttttgcatGTCATATTCTTATAGGTCATATTCTTATAGGCAGACAAACTGTTTATGAGTGATTATATTGCAGTGTTTGCATTAGTAAATCTACACATTGTctcttagcagcatgaaaaagAAACGTTTATTTAATCTGGGAATAAACAGAAAGCGAGTGAAAAACAGtcattaatttaaattataatctCGCGTTATAAAGGATGAAAAGGACTGCATGAAACTCCCGTTATGTAAATGGGTCGGGGGACAAAAATACAGCTCCATCAGTCCGACCCATTTATTTTGAAGGAATTGTCCACTGGAAAATAAATATGACCTCATAATTTTCTTACTCTCATGCCATCCTAGGTGTATAGGAgtaattttcgtttttgggtgaaacgTTTCTCTAACGTTTTAATGCCCTTACGTTGGTGTTCTGTGGAGTTTTGTTACAAAGTGAAATTGCTCCAGACAGGTTGGCACAAGTTAAGGGGAAACAGGGGTCAGCTGTCAGGTTTGAATACTATTCAAAGTGCGGAAACACGGAGTCCTTGTACTCTTTAATGGCTACCTCAAGACCTATCCAGGAAGTTTGTGAATGGTCATTTACCAGGAAGTGCCGCACAAGACATCGCCGTTCTTCGCAAGAAGTATTGTGAATTGATTTGGTCTTGCGTACCCTGAAAGATTGACTAGTCCTTGCTTCTCTGTCCTTGCTTCTCAAGCCATTTAATAGATTAAAACAACCTTGTTCAGGATACACGTTTAGTGCACCGTCACCTTATTTCAAGGACATCGAGTCAAAATGACCGTGCAATCAGTAGCAAAATGACAGTGAAATGGAGTGATTCACAATCAAGAGTAACAGCACAGCTTGTgtgacagtttttttctcatattAAAATTGAAAGCGGCCTGAACATTTGAGCTATTCAACTGGTTATGCATCATTTATGTTACGATGGACCTCAATATTAAGGAGAAAAACACATCAGACCTCCGGCAGTGTCATTCGATCTTTATTCACGGTTCCTTCCTGCTGATTGTTTCGCAGCTTTTCGTGCCGATGTTtgactttaaatgcaaatgtcaGCAGCTATGTGTATGCATGGCtgcatgcaaacaaacaaaagacatgTTTTCGCAAAGTTGCCTTCCAGCTGTTATTGTGTTACAACTACAACAATGTAGAGATGTGTAGTATATATCACAGCAACTATTTATAGCAAAACGTAAAGAAATCAAACATTTCTAACACAGCAAAACAGCCCTGTCACGTTTCTCGTGCTAACAAAGGTTTGTCTTAAACAAAATGGACCTAGCTGCCTTTCTGAACATTTGACAACTTTCGATCCTTCTTAAAAAGGAATTTATCAGCAAACCTTTCTCACGCCACAATCTTGTGGTTATGGCTATTCCTCTACAAGAGgctcttttcatttatttaatggtGGTGCAATTCATCCGATGCACCGTTGATCGAGTTCACAGAAACACTTCCACGTTACATCCGATCTAATCCATTTCTGTGGCGTACGTCTTCTGGCGTCTAACAGACGATCAACGGCTTTCCTTTAAATGTtcatctaaaataatatttttaaaacgaGTTCTTAAAAAAGCAACGTCAGGTGTCATTGTGCCTCAGTCTTTTCTCTTTGCTATCTCGCCGAAGGCCAGGCCGATCCCTCAGATGCGGCCCCTCGGCACAGCACACGTACTGTTTCCAGATCTTAACGAAAGCGTTCCTGAACTTCTCAATTCGGAACGCGTAAACGATGGGATTGACGACGGAGTTGCCGTGACTGAGCAAGATAGCAATATAGAGCAAATATATTGAATTGTCACAAGTCGGGCAGAAGAGAGTGATGCAGTTCAGCACATGCAGCGGCAGCCAGCTAACGGCgaacaagaaaagcaccagcgCCAGAGATTTGGCCAGCTTCAGTTCCTTTCCGTAATATCGCGTGGGGTCGCTCTGGTTGGCCGTGACCTTCTTATTGAGCTGCCTGTGAATCATGTAGAAGATCTCGGCGTAGATGAGCAACATGACGACCAGAGGTGGCAGCACCCAGCCGAAGAAGTTGAAGTAGACCATGTACTCCATACTGATGACGTTCTCAAACTCGCAGGTTATGAGAAGATCGGCGCCCAGGGTCCCATTGGCTTGCCGTAGCTTCTCGAGGTTGTTCCAACCCAGCATGGGCGTGAGGCCGACTATGATGGCTACCATCCAGCACAACACCACCGCCGTGCCGGCACGCCTCGGGGTCACCACTCTTTTATAGCTGTGGGGAAGAAATACGTTTCAAAACTGACAAtttagaaatgctgaaaaatgaaaccacaagtaaaataaagtgtatttctATGGAACTACAAACTGGGTCTATATTtacaggaatagttcaccccaaaatacaaTGTGGTCATCATTTATACACCCTcaagtcatttaaaacctgtatttgactcttgcttcagtggaacacaaaagaagatattttgagaaatgtctcgatggttttgtgtccatacaatggaagtcaatgggggtcaatgttgtttggtcaccaacattcttcaaaatatcttcttttgcgttctgcagaggaaagtaaGTCACTGGCCTGACTACTCGAGAATCTGTTTCGTAACTTCAAATGCATGTTTGACCTCCGCTAATCTAAAATAAAGAAGTGCCTGTGGTGAATAGTAtggaaatcaaaatgaaagggCAGTGGTGCACAAACTCTGCTGGGAAGAATGACATTGAGATTCAGTCACAATCCCTTCTCTGTAGAGAGCAACAGGTCTTTTCAGACAACACAAATGAGGCTAGCGAAGCATGCCATCCACTCAGCTGGCAAAGTGGCACTAGTCAGACAAGTAACTAACTACGTATTTGTTCGATGTAATCACCTCACACAAACTCTAGACTAAGCACAGAATGTTTTAATTCGATTCTTAAGgaatcattaaaataaatgaagtgGAATTTATTGAAATTGTTGTGCTGGGATATCATTTAATGACGCATTGATTATTAGGGGGCGTCTAAAAAATATCTGCTTGTAAGGATAATGTTCATAtatgtaaaaacatgtttattgttttaaagtaaatgttttgaaaCTGTCACGCTAGATCTTTAGCATGCTACACATCAGATAAAGGAAACCATAGGCAGGACAAGAGTAAGGGACAGAGTTTCATGGTTTGAAGGTGACTTTGAAAGTGCTTCTATAAGACAGACAACACAGTAAGACAAACAAATTAACACaagcacagacttcaacatTTCTCGTAAACACATTAAACATGTCATCACTATGGGGTGGGAAAAATTGTGGTgggaaatattttttgtgatatcaATCTAAAAAGCCAGTGATAACACAAccatcgttaattattattatgttatgtttcaCCGAAGGATTTGCATCCAATTTCGTTGTACTATGTACAGTGACAGTAAAGGATTCTATTCTATTATGAAATATTAggtttttcttaaagggatagttcctaaaaaatacataaaaattctgtcatcatttattcaccctcatgtcgttcacaACCTTTATATGACACAAAATAGGCTATGATGTTTTGAGAAACGCCTCAGTCGTTTTGTGTCAAGGGGGCAATGTTGTTTTGGTTTTCTGCaggaaaaagtcatacaggtttggaatgacatgagggcaagtaaatgatggaagaattttatttggggtgaactatccctttaagcatttaAACTTTAATAACACATCCACGTTCATGACAGGAAAACACGGTGGTCATCCAtttaacaaaattcaacaaaataaaagacaaagcCGAAGACCCAACATATTGACTTTACCTCATCGGTATCTTGACCCTCAGATAGCGGTCAATAGCAATAGCCAGGAGTGCGAGTATTGAACTTTGCGTTAGTACCAGCACGGTACACGCCACGAGCAGACAGCTGTAGAAATGAGTCTTCAGTCCGATGCTTATGGTTATAGCCAGAGGAATGACAAGAGCCCCCACCGCGATGTCCGCCAGAGCCAGGCTGACGATGAAATAGATGGTCGTGTCCCGTAGTGATCGGTTAATCCTCACAGCCCAGACCACCATCACATTCCCAGTGACGGAGGAAAGGGCAATGAGCACCTCCATCCCAATGTACAGAGACAGTACATCAGGCATCGTTGCGCGGGTTACTAATACGACTGCCGGATAAAATATTCTCCTGGGTTTCTTAAACGAGAAGACTCTTGTTTGATCCTTGAAAAGACGACGTGTCCGTCCCAAACTGGCCCTTTATTCCGCGTTACATGTCTGTGGCAAAGTTGCATTAAGCAGGACGTAAACATAAGTTGGGAGAATGCACGCGTCCTCTCCGAAACGCATCGTCGACAGCCATCATCATCGTGAGGTCCGCGTGTCTAGTGGCCCACAGAAACCAGCATGAGTCACTTCGGACCCTCCACACATCTGCTGTCAGTTTGTCGGAAGCTGTATGCGCGTGACTCAACACTTGTGCACGAGTTGTAATCAATACGCGTTCGGATGGATACAAATTAAGGCAATGAAAATGTCAGTCGATAAGTGCAGTGAGCGTTTACGTTCgctttaacttttaaacagcGCCATAACGCAAAGCAATACCTCGAAAGAAGTGATCCACATGAACAGTGTGTGTTAATGAAGCCGCGTCCGACGCATAGTTTCAACGATCAGATGCTGCGCGCACTGGGAGTGAAGAGGAAGCGACGGGCGCGCGCACCAACACCTTATCAACCAACGAGTCACATTCTGACAGTTTTTGCCACGTTTTCTGTACATGGAGGAAACAGAACTGTAAACTTGAGGGGAATGCAGCAGTTTTTAAACGGATGTATTTAAAAGTTAAATCTAAAGGTATTTTAAAGGTatataagtttaatgttaaagcTGCAATGCGTAGCCTAAATGTTTCTATATCACCATCCCAGTCTGAAACATAAAAtagcaggttactttacatatttTTGTTGGTTGTTATGTGGTTTAAAGTCAAATGACTAAAATCTGCAAAATCGTACAGACAGCTCAACTTATTTTGTTTATCACCATTTACATGCAAGGTCAAAtggtaaacacatttttattctgCAATGTCCAATGTGGGCATGCTGTTTTGCTACATCCTCAAAAGCATGcgcggctctgtggtcttaacaaaggtcttctgaagcgaatcgatgcgtttgtttgtgAAATGTCCTTATTGACAACGCTAACGATAATATCGCTTCAGAATAaatttgttaagaccacggagccgtgtcaaGCCATTCTTTGATCGACGGATGCACTTTtcggagcttcaaaaaattgccccccattgactcccattctaccgcttggaagtaaaaggatacgtggtattataactccgactgcattattctctCAAGAAGAATAATGTTATTTATGCATGACTGATGATTGATGCATGACACAGTGTTAGTCTCCTCTTCTACTCGTCAGTGATGTTAATAATGTCGAGGCTGTCTTAACCATTTGCAATGTTTGGTCTCCTCTGTCGTGCTTTAAAAGTCAACATTCTGTGTGGACAATATACTCTAAGTGGGTCGGAtacatgttgttttttattttgcactGATTTGTGCATAaaattcattcaatgcatttctTTGGTCCGCAGTACACAGTGTGCAGTCCAGACTTCATTTACCCTAATGGAAAGCatatttaaattcatatttcattACCTATTCACTGTGTGCCATTCATCCAGGGGCGGTCTGGGACAAAAATTCAGCCCTGGCACTGTAGCCACACCAGCCCACATCATTTCCACACCCTGACAACCCAAACCCACTGACACGCTCGTTCACTACTTACATTTGTGTAGATGGTGATATAATGTAAGCAGTGGTATGTAAcagatatttaaacatttattgtgtgTGACTGGCAAACAATGATTAGTACTTTTCTAAGGGTATACGTTTATAACAAatttacacatacagtaaaaacaaaCGAAAACAAATCTGAGGATGATGTTGTAAAGTCTGTGTGCTGTCTGTTTATGCCATTTGTCTGCTGTTAGTGTCATTCTCTACAGTATGTTGTTCTTTGTCACTCTCTGTCTGTTGGATTCTCCTTGTTTCTCTTGTTGACACTGGGCTGCACGGTGATTTAttgcgataccactaaatccaattgaaatcaagctggctgcgatatgcaatgtgtcgatattttttaatgcgtcgcttgtccgtgaagcacggctctgggatcagtaggaaatgctgctcgatctaaaagcagtgcgagtttgagtcgcttataatgtgcattttaaaaagcaacacccgtcaaacatgatcattataaattattatcataaaaacacccgatgaggcttgagtaacagtgataaaaagatgtccataggcatttccaaGATTCTAGACTGCATTAtagtcttcttctgcagtgcgtatttggagtttccgcacgagagcgccctctggctttcggatgcagcagcattttcccgtacttcactcaaaagctgtgcataaatcacgtgatatttatcgtcggtttatcgcgacagcctaTTGTCTGTCTGATTCTTTATTTTCTCATATGTTTTAACTCTCTAACTCTGCCATTTTAATACATCTGTATGGCTGTCTGTGATTATACTTGTTTTTCACTCTTGCCTG
This portion of the Triplophysa rosa linkage group LG20, Trosa_1v2, whole genome shotgun sequence genome encodes:
- the LOC130571096 gene encoding adenosine receptor A1, whose translation is MPDVLSLYIGMEVLIALSSVTGNVMVVWAVRINRSLRDTTIYFIVSLALADIAVGALVIPLAITISIGLKTHFYSCLLVACTVLVLTQSSILALLAIAIDRYLRVKIPMSYKRVVTPRRAGTAVVLCWMVAIIVGLTPMLGWNNLEKLRQANGTLGADLLITCEFENVISMEYMVYFNFFGWVLPPLVVMLLIYAEIFYMIHRQLNKKVTANQSDPTRYYGKELKLAKSLALVLFLFAVSWLPLHVLNCITLFCPTCDNSIYLLYIAILLSHGNSVVNPIVYAFRIEKFRNAFVKIWKQYVCCAEGPHLRDRPGLRRDSKEKRLRHNDT